A section of the Chloroflexota bacterium genome encodes:
- the nusA gene encoding transcription termination/antitermination protein NusA: protein MKSEFELAAAQIAADKGLTIGDVIEAVRVAVESAYIDLPGSLEDIYAEVDTEGSFTVFANKTVVSRVSDPDTEIAVAGARELDPSADVGGVVRVDVTPTGFSRIAAQKAGQAMRDTLREAERMLVRDLYTDHVSELMVGKIVRIENRGAILEFGRAEALLPPSEQISSERLRPNSWLRVLLLEVREVGRGPQLLVSRRHPDFVRKLFEREVPEINNGVVSVVNIARDAGVRSKVAVQAMQEGLDPIGTCVGIRGSRIQNIVRDLVPEKVEIVQFSEDPATYVANALSPARSMRVVIDPEQNLADVQVASDMVSLAIGREGQNSRLAARLTGWRINIRDAAQPDKLRSEAAPDPAILLGDEDLEDLAEILGQDLSDLDEQEAPDDQDALAGPAGEALERGEA, encoded by the coding sequence GTGAAAAGCGAGTTCGAACTCGCCGCCGCGCAGATCGCCGCTGACAAGGGACTGACCATCGGTGACGTGATCGAGGCGGTTCGGGTCGCGGTTGAATCGGCCTACATCGATCTGCCCGGTTCGCTTGAGGACATCTACGCCGAGGTTGACACCGAGGGTTCGTTTACCGTCTTCGCGAACAAGACGGTGGTTTCCCGGGTTTCGGATCCCGACACGGAAATTGCCGTTGCCGGCGCCCGCGAACTGGATCCGTCGGCCGACGTTGGCGGCGTGGTGCGGGTGGATGTCACGCCGACCGGGTTTTCGCGCATCGCGGCGCAAAAAGCCGGCCAGGCGATGCGCGATACCTTGCGCGAGGCCGAACGCATGTTGGTGCGGGACCTTTACACCGACCACGTCAGCGAGTTGATGGTCGGCAAGATCGTGCGGATCGAAAACCGCGGCGCCATCCTGGAATTCGGGCGCGCCGAGGCGCTGCTGCCGCCTTCCGAGCAGATTTCCAGCGAGAGACTCCGTCCCAATTCCTGGTTGCGGGTGCTCCTGCTGGAGGTGCGCGAGGTGGGTCGCGGACCGCAGCTCCTGGTCTCGCGCCGCCATCCGGATTTCGTGCGCAAGTTGTTTGAACGCGAGGTTCCGGAAATCAACAACGGGGTGGTCAGCGTGGTCAACATCGCCCGCGACGCGGGAGTTCGCTCCAAGGTCGCGGTGCAGGCCATGCAGGAAGGGCTCGATCCGATCGGCACGTGCGTGGGGATTCGCGGCTCGCGCATTCAAAACATCGTCCGCGACCTGGTGCCCGAAAAGGTTGAAATCGTCCAGTTCTCCGAGGACCCGGCGACCTACGTGGCCAACGCCCTCTCGCCGGCGCGGTCGATGCGCGTGGTGATCGACCCCGAACAGAACCTCGCCGATGTCCAGGTGGCGTCGGACATGGTCTCGCTGGCCATCGGCCGCGAGGGCCAGAACTCGCGCCTGGCGGCGCGCCTGACCGGCTGGCGGATAAATATCCGCGACGCCGCCCAGCCCGACAAGCTGCGTTCCGAAGCCGCCCCTGATCCGGCGATCCTGCTCGGTGACGAAGACCTTGAAGACCTGGCCGAAATCCTGGGCCAGGATCTCAGCGACCTGGACGAGCAGGAAGCGCCGGATGACCAGGATGCCCTGGCCGGCCCCGCCGGCGAAGCATTGGAACGCGGCGAGGCTTGA
- a CDS encoding competence/damage-inducible protein A, translating into MTETGIRIADPAAPAEVLAIGTEVVIGRIQDTNSSWLAQRLTEAGARVERITAVADDPGLLENVWRDAIHRRASLVLATGGLGPTPDDLTVEVAAAVAGVEVIQHPAVIASYRRRRELGESDPLPPHLYKMSAVPSGSTVFENGPGWAPGFAIRVDETVLACMPGPPSEMQWLWENALGSLAARWFGGRTESARVLVTMFESQVSPILGLVMDRHSNSYLKAYVALGSRHVGLPVDVIVRRESGGSALSDVMDTLRILVEGAGAEIRPWP; encoded by the coding sequence TTGACCGAAACCGGGATCAGGATTGCTGATCCGGCGGCCCCGGCGGAAGTCCTGGCGATCGGGACTGAGGTCGTGATCGGACGAATCCAGGACACCAATTCCTCCTGGCTGGCCCAGCGCCTTACCGAGGCCGGCGCGCGGGTTGAACGGATAACCGCCGTAGCCGACGACCCCGGGCTGCTGGAAAACGTCTGGCGCGATGCAATTCACCGTCGCGCGAGCCTGGTGCTGGCCACCGGCGGTCTCGGCCCGACTCCAGATGACCTGACGGTGGAAGTAGCCGCCGCGGTGGCCGGTGTCGAGGTCATCCAGCATCCCGCGGTAATCGCCAGCTATCGGCGCCGCCGCGAGCTTGGCGAATCGGATCCGTTGCCGCCGCACCTCTACAAGATGTCAGCGGTTCCGTCCGGCTCGACGGTATTCGAGAACGGACCCGGCTGGGCGCCGGGCTTTGCGATCCGCGTTGACGAAACGGTTCTGGCATGCATGCCGGGCCCACCCAGCGAGATGCAGTGGCTGTGGGAAAACGCCCTGGGATCTCTTGCGGCCCGCTGGTTCGGCGGGCGGACGGAGTCTGCGCGGGTCCTGGTGACGATGTTCGAATCGCAGGTCTCGCCCATCCTGGGGCTGGTGATGGATCGCCATAGCAATTCGTACCTGAAAGCCTATGTGGCTCTGGGGTCGCGCCACGTCGGCCTGCCGGTCGACGTGATCGTGCGGCGCGAGTCGGGAGGCTCGGCGCTATCCGACGTAATGGACACGCTGCGCATCCTGGTCGAAGGCGCCGGCGCCGAAATCAGGCCCTGGCCCTGA
- a CDS encoding DUF624 domain-containing protein, with the protein MEFFVPFRNLWIGLGILYYDLLALALRAHLPWLLFMLPWFILLAALLLNALGNPDFAEAVRETSFHPLELLGLPLLTAVTMAAAGPATAALYDVTWKLHDQHQDPSWRGFIQSFRTYFWRGWAIATIDICAFYALVLAFFFYWNQGELITQVVAVMVTYPVIFWFLLQPFLMPALTQLDCSIVQTFRNAAVLAVSSFSVTIAMLMVTLMAIAVSLVLNFLIFLAAPTALAICGQLSTRMLIERVQGRTY; encoded by the coding sequence ATGGAATTCTTCGTTCCTTTTCGCAATCTCTGGATCGGCCTCGGAATTCTTTACTACGACCTGCTGGCGCTGGCGCTGCGGGCCCACTTGCCCTGGCTGCTGTTCATGTTGCCGTGGTTCATATTGCTGGCCGCTCTTCTGCTTAACGCGTTGGGCAATCCGGACTTTGCCGAAGCGGTCCGCGAGACCAGTTTCCATCCGCTCGAATTGCTGGGCCTGCCTCTGCTTACAGCGGTTACCATGGCCGCCGCCGGTCCCGCTACCGCGGCGCTTTACGACGTCACCTGGAAACTGCACGACCAGCACCAGGATCCCAGCTGGCGGGGATTCATTCAGTCGTTTAGGACCTACTTCTGGCGGGGCTGGGCGATCGCCACGATCGATATTTGCGCTTTTTACGCCCTGGTTCTGGCCTTCTTCTTTTATTGGAACCAGGGGGAACTGATCACCCAGGTGGTGGCGGTGATGGTCACTTATCCGGTGATCTTCTGGTTTCTGCTACAGCCCTTCCTGATGCCGGCGCTGACTCAATTGGACTGCTCGATCGTGCAGACCTTTCGCAATGCAGCCGTACTCGCAGTTTCAAGTTTCTCGGTCACGATCGCGATGCTGATGGTCACCCTGATGGCGATCGCGGTCTCGCTGGTGCTCAATTTTTTGATCTTTCTGGCCGCACCCACGGCGTTGGCCATCTGCGGGCAGCTCAGCACCCGCATGTTGATCGAGCGGGTCCAGGGGCGGACGTACTAG
- a CDS encoding ABC transporter ATP-binding protein has product MAELLARDLTVRFQASGQGSPSDEPGPRIEAGQVVALDHVDLQIPDGRTLALIGPSGCGKTTLIRALAGLVSPTAGNIWFGEREVTELPPRDRDVAVVFQEYALYPHMPSGGIVSFFFQMHRRRQEIPERILRACEIMGPGFDELLDRKPGELSGGEQQRVAIARCVIRDPAMFLFDEPLANLDAGSRAKVRIETKRLLRRFGTTALYVTHDQREAAAIGDEIAVMVGGRIIQRGPYGALRRYPANTLVAGFVGQPPMNLFPARVADGSVRLGQSRVPLGRTRLSILEGESVTVGVHPDELEVCAVEDALVLLEAESVQPRPEQRAALVTGRSHGRECSALLPNWAGAAAGDVIPLRAHEDRWVLFDPEDRLVP; this is encoded by the coding sequence GTGGCTGAACTCCTCGCCCGCGATCTGACCGTGCGCTTCCAGGCCTCCGGCCAGGGGTCGCCGTCGGACGAGCCCGGACCGCGGATCGAGGCCGGTCAGGTAGTGGCACTGGATCATGTTGACCTGCAGATTCCGGACGGCCGCACGCTGGCCCTGATCGGGCCGTCGGGCTGCGGTAAGACCACCCTCATAAGGGCCCTGGCGGGACTCGTCAGCCCCACCGCCGGCAACATCTGGTTCGGCGAGCGTGAAGTCACGGAGTTGCCGCCGCGGGACCGCGACGTGGCGGTCGTTTTCCAGGAATATGCCCTCTATCCACACATGCCGAGCGGGGGAATCGTCTCGTTTTTTTTCCAAATGCACCGGCGTCGACAGGAGATCCCCGAACGCATTCTCAGGGCCTGCGAAATCATGGGCCCGGGGTTCGATGAACTCCTTGATCGCAAGCCGGGCGAACTCTCCGGCGGTGAACAACAGCGGGTCGCGATCGCGCGTTGCGTCATCCGCGACCCGGCGATGTTCCTATTCGACGAGCCGCTCGCCAACCTCGATGCCGGGTCGCGCGCCAAGGTTCGGATCGAGACCAAGCGCCTGCTGCGCCGGTTCGGCACCACGGCCCTTTACGTGACCCACGACCAGCGCGAAGCGGCCGCGATCGGAGACGAGATCGCGGTGATGGTTGGCGGTCGGATCATCCAGCGCGGCCCCTACGGGGCGCTGCGGCGCTATCCGGCCAACACCCTGGTGGCCGGGTTCGTCGGCCAGCCTCCGATGAACCTGTTTCCGGCGCGCGTGGCCGACGGCTCGGTCCGGCTGGGGCAGTCGCGGGTACCGCTCGGTCGGACCCGGCTCTCGATCCTTGAAGGCGAATCCGTCACCGTCGGCGTCCACCCAGACGAACTCGAAGTGTGCGCCGTCGAGGACGCCCTGGTCCTGTTGGAAGCCGAATCGGTGCAACCGCGGCCAGAGCAGCGCGCCGCGCTGGTGACCGGGCGCAGCCACGGTCGCGAATGCAGCGCGCTGCTGCCCAATTGGGCCGGCGCCGCTGCCGGCGACGTGATTCCGCTGCGGGCGCATGAGGACCGCTGGGTTCTTTTTGACCCGGAGGACCGTTTGGTGCCCTAG
- a CDS encoding translation initiation factor IF-2 → MARRRARRRPPGRRRPPPRSPAPVAAERTEVAAAAAPERPDKVAIPDSITVSDLAGQINMSGAELIGELFKQGISANLNAPLDFETASLMLADLGVEAELAESAPDPEEDREDDIPEPDGERGARPAVVTVMGHVDHGKTTLLDTIRKTDVANQEAGGITQSIGAYQVEVDGRSLTFIDTPGHAAFTQMRARGAGVTDIVVLVVAADDGVMPETRDAIGHALAADVKIIVAVNKIDLEAANVMRTLAALADAGLQVEQLGGDVTSVEVSALTGQGVEELLELVLLTADLDPPQARLTGPARATVLETRLDRSLGPVATVLITGGVLSVGDPFVLDASAGKVRVLVDPRGNRVRSASASMAVEVVGLKEIPVPGQTLYAVESDKQARGIAQVRRGAQARAQARNSLANQLSLEQLAQQLSQGRVQQVDLVIKAETEGAAQATVQAVESLSTELVRVNVVFQGVGAITENDINLATAASAIVLGFGVQASANAGALADQNGVQIRQYSIIYELIEDVEKTLAGRLQPELVEIIDGRLEVRGVFRTERSLKIFGGMVTEGQMADGAQVRHFREEELIQTGRISALQRFQDRVNSVAAGFECGLSANLRRVVRIGDVIEAFHEEEQLPG, encoded by the coding sequence ATGGCCCGCCGCCGCGCCCGGCGCCGCCCGCCGGGAAGACGCCGCCCGCCGCCGCGCAGCCCGGCCCCGGTCGCCGCCGAACGCACCGAGGTCGCCGCCGCCGCGGCGCCCGAGCGGCCTGACAAGGTCGCCATCCCCGATTCGATCACGGTTTCCGATTTGGCCGGGCAGATCAACATGTCCGGTGCCGAATTGATCGGAGAGCTTTTCAAGCAGGGAATCTCCGCCAACCTGAATGCCCCGCTGGATTTCGAGACCGCCAGCCTCATGCTGGCCGACCTTGGCGTCGAAGCCGAGCTGGCCGAATCGGCGCCCGATCCGGAAGAGGACCGCGAAGACGACATCCCCGAGCCGGACGGCGAACGCGGCGCGCGTCCCGCGGTGGTTACCGTGATGGGGCACGTCGACCACGGCAAGACGACTTTGCTGGACACCATCCGCAAAACCGATGTGGCCAACCAGGAAGCCGGCGGAATCACGCAGAGCATCGGCGCCTACCAGGTTGAAGTCGACGGCCGCTCGCTCACGTTCATCGACACCCCCGGTCACGCCGCGTTCACCCAGATGCGGGCCCGCGGCGCCGGCGTAACCGACATCGTTGTGCTGGTAGTGGCCGCCGATGACGGGGTCATGCCCGAGACCCGGGACGCAATCGGTCACGCCCTGGCCGCCGACGTCAAGATCATCGTCGCCGTGAACAAGATCGACCTGGAGGCGGCCAACGTCATGCGGACCCTGGCGGCGCTGGCCGACGCCGGCCTGCAGGTCGAGCAGCTCGGCGGCGACGTAACCAGCGTAGAGGTGTCGGCGCTCACCGGACAGGGCGTCGAAGAGTTGCTGGAGCTGGTCCTGCTTACTGCCGACCTGGATCCCCCGCAAGCGCGATTGACCGGTCCGGCGCGGGCGACCGTCCTTGAAACCCGCCTCGACCGTTCGCTGGGTCCGGTTGCTACGGTCCTTATCACCGGCGGGGTTCTCAGCGTGGGCGATCCATTCGTGCTCGACGCCAGCGCCGGCAAAGTACGGGTACTGGTCGACCCGCGCGGCAACCGGGTTCGCAGCGCGTCTGCATCGATGGCCGTCGAGGTCGTGGGCCTGAAGGAGATACCGGTTCCCGGCCAAACCCTCTACGCCGTCGAGAGCGACAAGCAGGCGCGAGGCATCGCCCAGGTGCGGCGCGGCGCCCAGGCGCGCGCCCAGGCGCGCAATTCCCTGGCCAACCAGCTGAGCCTCGAACAACTTGCCCAACAACTGTCACAGGGCAGGGTGCAGCAGGTCGACCTGGTGATCAAGGCCGAAACCGAGGGTGCCGCCCAGGCGACGGTCCAGGCAGTGGAGTCGCTCTCGACCGAACTGGTGCGGGTGAACGTGGTGTTCCAGGGCGTGGGCGCAATCACCGAAAACGACATCAACCTGGCCACCGCCGCTTCGGCGATCGTGCTCGGATTCGGCGTCCAGGCGAGCGCCAACGCGGGTGCCCTGGCCGACCAGAACGGGGTCCAGATCCGGCAATACTCGATCATTTACGAGCTGATCGAGGATGTCGAGAAGACCCTGGCCGGCCGCCTGCAGCCGGAGTTGGTCGAGATCATCGACGGCCGCCTGGAAGTGCGCGGGGTATTCAGGACCGAGCGTTCGCTCAAGATCTTCGGCGGAATGGTCACCGAGGGACAGATGGCCGACGGCGCCCAGGTCCGGCATTTCCGCGAAGAAGAGCTGATTCAGACCGGACGGATTTCTGCGCTGCAGCGGTTCCAGGACCGGGTCAATTCGGTCGCGGCCGGGTTCGAATGCGGCCTTTCGGCAAATCTCCGGCGCGTGGTACGGATCGGTGACGTCATCGAGGCGTTCCACGAAGAGGAACAACTGCCGGGTTAA